In Helicobacter bilis, a genomic segment contains:
- the lgt gene encoding prolipoprotein diacylglyceryl transferase — MNFWNEIYSHFSPIAFSAFGFNIHWYSLAYVSALLIGFFLAKYFVKTMPRFSHIDSKIIDSYFIWVEIGILLGARFGYLFIYTDSAMFYLTHPWEAFNPYVDGRFVGIAGMSFHGAVFGFLLASFLFFYVKKANIFALLDIVALSVPLAYVFGRIGNFLNKELYGRVIEEDSLKFIGIYVEGALRYPSQLIEAFLEGIVVFIIVWIASKKNQTEGMLIVIYAFAYSLARFIAEYFREADVQMGYYFLGLSMGQILSCVMMGIALFLLWIIKTRKSDIK, encoded by the coding sequence ATGAATTTTTGGAATGAAATCTACTCTCATTTTAGTCCCATTGCCTTTAGTGCGTTTGGCTTTAATATCCATTGGTATAGCTTGGCGTATGTGTCGGCTTTACTTATTGGCTTCTTTCTTGCTAAATATTTTGTTAAAACTATGCCGCGTTTTTCACACATAGATTCAAAGATTATAGATAGCTATTTTATATGGGTTGAGATTGGAATCTTGCTTGGGGCGCGTTTTGGCTATCTTTTTATTTATACAGATTCTGCTATGTTTTATCTCACACACCCTTGGGAAGCTTTCAACCCCTATGTTGATGGGCGATTTGTGGGTATTGCGGGTATGAGCTTTCATGGTGCTGTTTTTGGCTTTTTACTTGCTTCATTTCTGTTCTTTTATGTGAAAAAGGCAAATATTTTTGCTCTGCTTGACATAGTTGCTTTGAGCGTGCCACTTGCCTATGTGTTTGGGAGAATTGGGAATTTTTTAAATAAAGAGCTGTATGGCAGAGTGATTGAAGAAGATTCACTAAAATTTATTGGAATCTATGTGGAAGGGGCATTGCGTTATCCTAGTCAATTGATTGAGGCATTTTTGGAGGGCATTGTTGTCTTTATTATAGTGTGGATTGCTTCTAAAAAAAATCAAACTGAAGGTATGCTTATCGTTATTTATGCGTTTGCATATAGTCTTGCACGATTTATAGCAGAGTATTTTAGGGAAGCTGATGTGCAGATGGGCTATTACTTCTTAGGGCTTAGTATGGGGCAGATTCTAAGTTGCGTTATGATGGGGATTGCATTGTTTTTATTATGGATTATAAAAACTCGCAAAAGTGATATTAAGTAG
- the nadD gene encoding nicotinate (nicotinamide) nucleotide adenylyltransferase: MNLAIFGGSFDPPHKGHVGIIEKALAALNLDLLIVLVAYQNPLKAHFRISAQKRLAWIKKVCEKYDKILCSDYEILQNKPVTTKESMEYFKNLYKPSTMYFILGQDNFLQLPQWNYFEDLRENLCFIVFNRITKDCLNVNNENICKAFAQKHNLNMQFLHFSYPYASSLIIQNLEYYKDEIPENIRYDVIESYKLLHKV, from the coding sequence GTGAATCTTGCTATTTTTGGTGGGAGTTTTGACCCGCCACACAAAGGGCATGTAGGCATTATTGAGAAGGCTTTGGCTGCATTGAATCTGGATTTATTAATCGTGCTTGTAGCCTATCAAAATCCACTTAAAGCACATTTTAGAATCTCCGCGCAAAAACGACTTGCATGGATAAAAAAAGTATGTGAAAAATATGATAAGATTCTATGCAGTGATTATGAAATATTGCAAAACAAACCTGTAACGACAAAAGAAAGTATGGAGTATTTTAAGAATCTTTATAAGCCATCTACCATGTATTTTATCTTAGGGCAGGATAACTTCTTACAGCTGCCACAATGGAACTATTTTGAAGATTTAAGAGAGAATCTTTGCTTCATAGTCTTTAATCGCATAACTAAAGATTGCTTGAATGTAAATAATGAAAATATATGTAAAGCATTCGCACAAAAGCACAATCTAAACATGCAATTTTTACATTTTTCATATCCTTATGCCTCAAGCCTTATCATTCAAAATTTAGAGTATTATAAAGATGAGATTCCAGAAAATATTCGATATGATGTGATAGAATCTTATAAGTTATTACATAAAGTTTAA
- the rsfS gene encoding ribosome silencing factor — protein sequence MTENSLLNAQNLAQAVKDILDSKKAESIEVIDVANKGYLSQFVVVATAMAGKHALSLLHYLKEDLKAKGVRFYAIDEESEDWIIIDLGEVIVHIFTENHRKKYNIEEFLIKTFGEVANTQA from the coding sequence ATGACAGAAAATTCATTACTTAACGCACAGAATCTAGCCCAAGCAGTAAAAGATATTTTAGATTCCAAAAAGGCAGAGTCTATTGAAGTGATTGATGTCGCAAATAAGGGCTATTTATCGCAGTTTGTAGTCGTGGCTACTGCTATGGCAGGCAAACACGCCCTATCTTTATTGCATTATCTTAAAGAAGATCTTAAAGCAAAGGGGGTAAGATTCTATGCGATTGATGAAGAGAGTGAAGACTGGATTATAATCGATTTAGGCGAAGTTATCGTGCATATTTTCACAGAAAATCACCGCAAGAAATACAATATTGAGGAATTTTTGATAAAGACTTTTGGAGAAGTGGCAAATACTCAAGCCTGA
- a CDS encoding DUF814 domain-containing protein yields MKLQLLHDIARLFCTHKMVTYIARVSDNVIHIRLDSINYFIDLNKGNPRIYSSEGILKTKQYNAPFDIAMSKYIYKANIKTCKLDGMNKILKLYCTYKSTYKSIETLFQIELINRATNAIIVQNDRIISALRFSDSLKRAILPKIPLAPLDQPHFLKTFTDNSTEDTLQMLREEYNIMQKSLLDQKREKVLQNLETKKAKLTKLLGSLPDIDTLTKERETNFMLANYILTRLDSIPNYATSLSIENKNYEIPCMNKPSLASDKLFKQTKKLKQKIEHIHKQQENLESKIIFLNNQIDFAKYANSQSLDILAPKKHNTKKLQKSHYASFYIDGVKISIGRNERENIRLLQDSKGDFLWLHICDIPSSHLIIHANKVSDQVLEYAGILLAKLCGIKDNKIVIDYTKRRFVRLTQGAHVVYAKENKLHLQLNKE; encoded by the coding sequence ATGAAACTCCAACTCTTACATGATATTGCACGCTTATTTTGCACTCATAAAATGGTTACTTATATCGCACGGGTTAGTGATAATGTGATACATATACGACTTGATAGCATAAACTATTTTATCGATTTAAATAAAGGCAATCCGCGTATATATAGCAGTGAAGGCATACTTAAAACAAAGCAATATAATGCACCATTTGACATTGCAATGAGTAAATATATCTACAAAGCTAACATTAAGACATGCAAACTCGATGGTATGAATAAGATTCTAAAGCTATATTGCACATATAAAAGCACATATAAAAGCATTGAGACGCTTTTTCAAATCGAACTCATAAATCGTGCTACAAATGCGATCATTGTGCAAAATGATAGAATCATATCTGCGTTACGATTTAGCGATTCTTTAAAAAGAGCAATCTTACCTAAAATACCACTTGCACCATTAGACCAACCGCATTTTCTAAAAACTTTTACTGATAATAGCACTGAAGATACATTGCAAATGCTTAGAGAAGAATATAATATTATGCAAAAAAGTTTGTTAGACCAAAAGCGAGAGAAAGTCTTACAGAATCTAGAGACAAAAAAAGCAAAGCTTACCAAACTCTTAGGATCTCTGCCAGATATTGACACGCTTACAAAAGAGAGAGAGACAAACTTTATGCTTGCAAACTATATTTTAACGCGTTTAGATTCTATACCAAACTACGCGACAAGCCTAAGCATTGAAAACAAAAACTATGAAATCCCATGTATGAATAAACCAAGTCTAGCAAGTGATAAGCTTTTCAAACAAACAAAAAAGCTAAAACAAAAAATAGAACATATACACAAACAACAAGAAAATCTAGAATCTAAAATCATTTTTTTAAATAATCAAATCGATTTCGCAAAATACGCAAATAGCCAATCCCTAGACATACTCGCACCAAAAAAACACAATACAAAGAAGTTACAAAAAAGCCATTATGCAAGCTTTTATATCGATGGGGTAAAAATCAGCATAGGTAGGAATGAGCGAGAAAATATCAGGCTTTTGCAAGATTCTAAGGGGGATTTTTTATGGTTACATATATGCGATATCCCATCATCACATTTAATTATCCATGCAAATAAAGTGAGCGATCAGGTGCTAGAGTATGCGGGAATACTGCTTGCAAAACTTTGTGGCATAAAAGATAACAAAATTGTGATAGACTATACAAAACGCAGGTTTGTGAGACTGACACAAGGCGCACATGTAGTCTATGCGAAAGAAAATAAGCTACATTTACAGCTAAATAAGGAGTAA
- the ggt gene encoding gamma-glutamyltransferase — MLLSYLKSLDCIVRQNRIFGILTLCVILFGITHINAASYVPIKDREGSGLAMTSSPYANAIGKAVLDSGGNAIDAAVAVSYALAVTHPAAGNIGGGGFALIHLASGEDIALDFREVAPKAASRDMFLDSRGEVIPNAAVTGYLSVGVPGSVKGMSAMLDKYGTKTLSELLEPAVMLAEKGFMVTQRQQETMQEVQSDFAKFESSSKYFLKENGEVYKDGDILIQKDLARTLRILQKEGESAFYQGEIAKAMVSDIQKGGGILTLQDLKDYKVKWRKPLHGSYRGYDIITMPPPSSGGAHILEILNIIENADMAKLGFASSKSIHLLTEAMRQAQADRSSFMGDPDFIDLPLDTLLSKEYAREVYRSIKTNRATPSDRIIPGLGKIKQNNNPNLHEGSNTTHFSVVDKWGNAVSVTYTLNRRYGSGAAVSGYGFLLNDQMENFSIKVGYPNRHGMIEGTNNAIAPNKRPLSTMSPTMILKDGKLYVVLGSPGSGKIISVVAQVIVNLIDYKMDLVTAVESPRFHMQWQPDTLDIEKFSINKDTQEILKRMGYKVIETDTMGDVNAILIDPKTGIIYGTLDPRRKI; from the coding sequence ATGCTATTATCATATCTAAAATCGCTAGATTGTATTGTAAGACAAAATAGAATCTTTGGCATTCTCACGCTCTGTGTTATATTATTTGGCATAACACATATAAATGCCGCAAGCTATGTTCCCATCAAAGATAGAGAGGGCAGTGGGCTTGCTATGACAAGCAGTCCTTATGCAAATGCCATTGGTAAAGCCGTGCTAGATAGCGGTGGGAATGCCATTGATGCGGCGGTTGCAGTGAGCTACGCTCTAGCAGTTACTCACCCTGCGGCAGGAAATATTGGCGGTGGTGGATTTGCCCTTATCCATTTAGCAAGTGGAGAAGACATTGCCCTTGATTTTAGAGAAGTCGCACCAAAGGCGGCTAGTCGCGATATGTTTTTAGATTCTAGGGGTGAAGTTATCCCAAATGCCGCTGTTACAGGCTATCTCTCTGTTGGCGTCCCAGGTAGTGTAAAAGGCATGAGTGCTATGCTTGATAAATATGGCACAAAAACGCTTAGTGAGCTTTTAGAACCCGCAGTTATGTTAGCAGAAAAAGGCTTTATGGTAACGCAAAGGCAGCAAGAGACTATGCAGGAAGTCCAAAGCGACTTTGCAAAGTTTGAATCTTCTTCTAAATACTTCTTAAAAGAGAATGGCGAAGTCTATAAAGATGGCGATATACTCATACAAAAAGATTTAGCAAGGACTTTAAGAATCTTGCAAAAAGAAGGCGAGAGTGCATTCTATCAAGGCGAAATTGCAAAAGCTATGGTAAGCGATATTCAAAAAGGTGGGGGCATACTCACACTGCAAGATTTAAAAGATTATAAGGTAAAATGGCGAAAGCCTTTGCATGGGAGCTATCGTGGATATGATATTATCACCATGCCTCCACCTAGCAGTGGTGGGGCGCATATCCTTGAGATTCTAAACATTATTGAAAATGCGGATATGGCTAAACTCGGCTTTGCATCATCAAAAAGCATTCATCTCTTAACAGAAGCCATGCGACAAGCACAAGCTGATAGATCAAGCTTTATGGGCGATCCAGACTTTATTGATTTACCCCTAGATACGCTTTTAAGCAAGGAATATGCTAGAGAAGTCTATCGCTCTATAAAGACAAATAGGGCGACACCAAGCGATAGGATAATCCCGGGTTTAGGCAAAATAAAGCAAAATAATAATCCAAATCTGCATGAAGGCAGCAATACCACACATTTTTCTGTGGTTGATAAATGGGGTAATGCAGTCAGTGTTACCTATACACTCAATAGACGCTATGGCTCTGGGGCGGCTGTGAGTGGCTATGGCTTTTTACTCAATGATCAAATGGAGAATTTCTCTATCAAAGTCGGCTATCCAAACAGGCATGGTATGATTGAGGGCACAAATAATGCTATCGCACCAAACAAACGACCGCTAAGCACGATGAGTCCTACTATGATTCTAAAAGATGGCAAGCTGTATGTTGTGCTTGGAAGTCCGGGAAGTGGGAAGATTATAAGTGTTGTAGCACAAGTCATTGTAAATCTCATTGATTATAAAATGGATCTTGTAACCGCAGTAGAATCGCCACGCTTTCACATGCAATGGCAGCCAGATACACTAGATATTGAGAAGTTTTCTATCAATAAAGACACGCAAGAGATTCTAAAAAGAATGGGCTATAAAGTCATTGAAACCGACACAATGGGCGATGTCAATGCTATCTTAATTGACCCAAAAACAGGCATTATCTATGGCACACTAGACCCTAGAAGGAAAATATAA
- a CDS encoding outer membrane beta-barrel protein: protein MNKHFKKIACVAALSLMPMMAFADDGVGGDSGNGSGLFLGLDTGYTFGFEKFQQKNSTTIISTTILSGANIGVKAGYNFHFAQMLGVRGYLDYTFVFNPMSASSVTDNVNDTRNIFSSAHAITLNADLLVNLIQTDSISFGAFVGIGLGYGVFGETDNFTNNTTTTTRRKGNGFVLPINLGLSLTANNHHRFELGFKIPTLGMNVTETSSGKVPANLYETNSVRLFTTSVGYSYIF from the coding sequence ATGAACAAACATTTTAAGAAAATAGCATGTGTAGCAGCATTATCTCTTATGCCTATGATGGCTTTTGCTGATGATGGAGTTGGTGGTGATAGTGGGAATGGTAGCGGGTTGTTTCTAGGGCTTGATACTGGATATACTTTTGGTTTTGAAAAATTTCAACAAAAAAATTCAACAACAATAATCTCGACAACAATTTTATCTGGTGCAAATATTGGGGTAAAAGCTGGATATAATTTCCACTTTGCACAAATGCTTGGTGTGCGTGGATATTTGGATTATACTTTTGTTTTTAACCCTATGAGTGCAAGTAGTGTTACAGACAATGTGAATGATACAAGGAATATTTTTAGTTCTGCACATGCAATCACACTGAATGCCGACTTGCTTGTGAATCTTATACAAACAGATTCTATCAGCTTTGGTGCATTTGTGGGTATTGGTCTTGGATATGGTGTGTTTGGTGAAACAGATAATTTCACTAACAACACGACAACGACAACAAGAAGAAAGGGGAACGGCTTTGTTTTACCTATTAATCTTGGCTTAAGCCTTACAGCAAATAATCATCATAGATTTGAGCTTGGTTTTAAAATCCCAACTTTAGGCATGAATGTTACTGAAACAAGCAGTGGCAAAGTTCCCGCAAATCTTTATGAAACAAATAGCGTGAGATTATTTACAACTTCAGTAGGTTATAGCTATATTTTCTAA
- the flhB gene encoding flagellar biosynthesis protein FlhB, translating into MAEEEKTHAPSQRKIQKAREEGSVAKSPDLVGLVGLVVGLMLLFIIFPFWVKIFKGLYVECTKLFLVDFNMHTIFAITLTILKVAALCAMPFFFALMVAGIIGNVAQFGFLLSFKIIKPKVDKINPIKGAKNLFSLKKLLDGFIITLKVFIAFAVGFFIFVGFLDEVANISMSPLKEQLTWFYQKALILIGALLFLFLVMGILDFLIKRYQYIKSLRMSKQELKDEFKQQEGNQEVKAKIRQIMMKNAMNKMMSAIPSANVVVTNPTHYAVALRFNSETESAPVVVAKGIDHLAVRIKGIAREHEILIIENPPLARELYRLVDVDRMIPGEMFEAVVELFQQVAKLEAERGRVPDFMKRAEDKKQKVIQHKE; encoded by the coding sequence ATGGCAGAAGAAGAGAAAACCCACGCCCCCTCCCAACGCAAAATACAAAAGGCAAGAGAAGAGGGCAGTGTCGCAAAAAGCCCTGATTTAGTCGGGCTTGTAGGTTTAGTCGTAGGATTAATGCTGCTTTTTATCATATTTCCATTTTGGGTGAAAATCTTTAAAGGCTTGTATGTCGAATGCACGAAGCTTTTTTTAGTGGATTTTAATATGCACACAATTTTTGCCATCACGCTTACTATACTAAAAGTCGCCGCATTATGTGCTATGCCCTTTTTCTTTGCTCTCATGGTCGCTGGTATCATCGGCAATGTCGCACAATTTGGCTTTTTACTAAGCTTTAAAATCATAAAACCAAAGGTTGATAAAATAAACCCCATAAAAGGTGCAAAGAATCTATTCTCACTCAAAAAATTGCTTGATGGATTCATTATTACATTAAAAGTATTTATCGCATTTGCAGTGGGATTTTTCATATTTGTAGGCTTCTTAGATGAAGTGGCAAATATCTCTATGAGTCCGCTAAAAGAGCAGCTAACATGGTTTTATCAAAAGGCTCTCATTCTCATTGGTGCATTGCTATTTTTATTCTTAGTTATGGGGATACTGGACTTTTTAATCAAGCGGTATCAATACATCAAAAGTTTGCGTATGAGTAAGCAGGAGCTAAAAGATGAGTTTAAACAACAAGAAGGGAATCAAGAAGTAAAAGCAAAAATCCGTCAAATCATGATGAAAAATGCTATGAATAAAATGATGAGTGCAATCCCTAGTGCCAATGTGGTGGTAACAAACCCCACGCATTACGCAGTGGCTTTGCGTTTCAATAGTGAGACAGAATCTGCCCCTGTTGTCGTGGCAAAAGGCATAGATCATCTTGCAGTAAGGATTAAGGGCATTGCAAGGGAACATGAGATTCTAATCATTGAAAATCCACCTTTAGCAAGGGAGCTTTACAGACTTGTCGATGTGGATAGAATGATCCCCGGAGAAATGTTTGAAGCGGTTGTGGAGCTATTCCAACAAGTAGCAAAACTAGAAGCAGAAAGAGGCAGAGTCCCAGACTTTATGAAACGCGCAGAGGATAAAAAGCAAAAAGTGATACAGCATAAAGAGTAA